Part of the Zingiber officinale cultivar Zhangliang chromosome 6A, Zo_v1.1, whole genome shotgun sequence genome, TAAAGGGATATCAATCCATCACAACTTAGATTGTTTGGAGGATCCATAGAAGTGTATTAATTTACATGTTAGAATACTGAAAATAAGCTACAGTGAAATCTTTAATGTGTACCATGGACTACATAAGAATAGATCAAGAACAAGTTGAATTCTTACGGAAACCTACCCGTGTAGTTAATTACGTgatcttctccttagcctttactttcctttgaacattcttccttgatagtgatcttccaaattatattaattgtcaaGATGCATGCTATAAAACTGTTCAAACAATCACTTAGATAAAGCACAAACAATCACTTTGTTTGTGCTTCAAGATCCTACAAAGATTGAATTGCACATGGCAAAGATGTCGTCAGCCTGCAAACTTctcgcttaaatcaatttccaaacatgaaatactagtagcgatattgaactatttttctAGTTGTTAGTCTTTCTTGCAAAGGATGCAGTTTAATTTTCATTGACAGATAACATGTTGCATAAATACTTGACTAGCTGTAATATGAGTATAAAGTACTCGGGGATTAACTGTTGGAGTTATCTTTCAAATGTTGAATTAATGGAGAAGGACCTAACCTATCATAGTTTTCAAATAAAACATCTCAATAACCTGGGAAATGATGGGATAAAATGATTATCACGGCAATTTATATTAAACAAAAAGAGATTCCTACTTACATTGCAGGATAAGCCTatgagttttttgaattagatgaTGATGCAGATTGACTGCCTTTTATTTCCTTGACATTCTCTTTCATATCAGGACAATCTTCATTTTTTGGGTTCAAGGTACTTGAATCCATCTTCTGGACCTCCTCTTTTGTGTATATAAAAATCTGACGGACCATAGCACAAAATTCCTTGCAGAAAATTATACAACACCAGTTGTCAACATATCCACTTTATACATAGAAAATGGAAGATATATATACATAAGAGAAGAACATTAGGAATGTAGAAGCATGCTTACTGCCAAGGGTCATCTCCAACAAGCATCATATCATCCTCATTATCAGTAAATACAATCATCCAATTTTTATTTGGAGCCATCAATTCTCCTTTGAATTCAAATAGCTGATCTAACTCCTCGATCAATTGGTCATAACCATCAAACTTTGTCAAGTCAACAGATCTTCCAAGTGCAACACCTTGCTTATGAACCTGATATCAAAATGGAAGCAGAATCATCTTCTCCAATAAAAAAGAGGTACATTCTATAGCATGACATTCTTGATCTACTAAGGGACTGAATGGAGATGGACCCTACACATTAAGTCAAATCTGAAAATGTGATTTAAAATCATTGGATCTTGCATATACACCAAAATTCAAaaagcaaaggaactagaaagaTATTAATCAGTCAGAAGCGAAGAACTAAATGGATGTTACTGCAAAAGGGAGAAATCATTTGATTTTAATGGAAGTTATCATTTCTAGCATAGGCAGCATAAAGATTGTTGAAGAGTCACAGAGAAGTGGAGGGGATCGTCTTCTCCGTCGGCGGAGGAGGCGTCAGGGTGCTTCTCGGTGAGGGCGCGGTGGGGGAGTTGCGGCTGGCGGTTGAGAAGGCGGCATATGTTTTTTGGCCGGACGGATCTGTAATAAACGATCACACAACCAAACTCAACATCCCAAACAATGTATACAATCAAGTCAGGAGTGAAGGAAGAACGCCCGGAGGTGAAGGTTCttgccggagaacccctccgacaAGGTGGAGTTGGTCGGATCTGTCGCTGAAGGTTGTTGCCCCCTGCCGAGTTGTTGCTGCCGCTCGCCGTTGGAAtctgagaagaagaaaagagtggaCTGTATTGGCTGGCCGGCCGGAGGTAGTGAAAGCAAAGGAGAagccgccggccggagagaagaaagaaggagGCGCGGTGTGGGGAGTTGTCGCCGCTGCCCTAGCTTGGCGCGAGGAAAAGAATCGCGCGAGAAAGGGATTCCAGGGTTCTgttccgtgcgtgaggaagaaaaGGGGAGGTGGGTTTTCTTAATGGGTTCGAGTTTTGGGTTAAGGGGAGGAATCCGAATCCAATAACCTAGGATTAAAAGTGGGCTTTTGGATTTTGGATATTGGGTTGAGAAGTTGAGATTTCGGGTTAATGGGATCCGGATCCATTAAGAGGATGAAATTGGACTTTTGAAATTGTGTTTGAAGAGTGGACTTTTGGATTGGAtttgaattggagctccacttcttgAATGAACCCTTGGATGCCTTAAGCTCTAGATCAACGGTCCAGATCGCTTTAAATCATGATGAAAAGCTGGATCACCTAGATCTGAATGAAGGGGCAGGATTtcactggatcttgatcaacggtccacattaatttagcttgatcttcctcatttgacctccaaatcaagccaaatttgatCCGGTTCAActctaatccatggctctttgaatttcctataaAACCACATCAAAATATGCAATTAAATTCcacaatttatagaaaatttataattaagtccaaaatgaattcctactcacaaaatataatataaacaccaaattaagcttgtgagaaggtaaaaatactaagtctaagagccaaaataactaataaaaatgctcattatcagtgacctagcctcacgcgaacaaaaaaactctttgttcgtgagttttttttcgtgaagttaaaaaaaattattatttttttgggattcaacaacattcaatagacaacagtttaataaaactgttgtatattatcatgtaagcaatgctaaaagacaacagttttttaaaactgttgtctttgatatacatcagacaataattttttaaaaatcgttgtctttgacatacattagacaacagttttttaaaaaccgttgtcatttaaaaaaaattatggtgaacaacaacggttttcaataaaatcgttgttaaatggcaaaaagacaacagtttcttaaaaaactgttgtctattaggtgtggttaaatctaaaatttcttgtagtgttttGGTACATAGAATTTATTGAGTCATACTTGCATGGTAAGACACagtttcggaacccaagctttagtcaGATTTTTGTTTTGACTTATCAGTGATATAAAAGTTTTGTTTGTTGAGTTGAACTTGTATCTGAGCTCGGATTTATTGTATATACCTTTTTGGATTTTAAGAATTAGGTCCAAGTTTTTTAATCTAGTTTTGAAGGAttctaataatcctttaagattattaattttatttttgaaatttatgttttccTCAAGTTTTATATCTTGATTTGAATTTCTTTTTTCAACTTATTCCTTGAGgcgttgattttcctcaagaactGTTTCGAATTGTTTttcatgtttaattaattttttttatttaaacatgggATAATTCTAAAGAACTTTGAAGTTAGGATAGAAGATACCTCATTcgaaccttcagaaacgagtgcAGACTTGTGGCTTGATTTGTATTCGGACTCGTCATCTTATTCTGACTCGCTTTCTGATTTCGGTCCTGTTGTGATTAGTGCGAGGTAGTTGTGGTGTTTCTGATCTACGACATCCGATTCTTCTGAAGATGATCCATCCCACATCGCCTTGAGtgcctttttctttcttgttgcttTGGATTTGTCGTCTTTCACCTTTGGACACTTGTGCTTGTATTACCCTTTCttattacacccgtagcatgtgatCTTCGCCTTCGTGTCATTTGACTTGATTACCTTATGTAGGTCCTTCTTTGAGAAGTTGTTCTTTCTTCTTGTGAACAGTTTTCTAACCATGTTCATAAgttgttcttctttgtcttctaagTCAGATTCAGATTCTGGATCTGATTTATCCTTCTATTTATCTTCTTTTGAGGGACCTGCAAAAAgagaaatacctttctcgacctattttgagttagtctgttcatggagttcaagttcacaaaacaattcatcgatttttaatttagataagtttctcaaaattttataagcatccacgatagatgcccatagtacatttcgaggaaacacgtttagagcataccttatcaagtctcggttctccatttgatggtcGATTGTATGAAGTCCATTGATGATGTCCTTTATCCTTGCATGTAGTTGACTCAAaaattctccttcctacatttttatgttaaataatttatttaaataaaggcTCCTTTTCACCTTTGCGTcgttggttccttcgtgtagttcgataaGTTTGTCCCACGGCTCCTTCGCACTTTCGTGTGGGCCAATGtagtttagctcctcctttgttaatccACACTAGATTGTGTTGAGACCTTTAAAGTCAATCTGGGCCTCTTCTTCATTTCCGGATTTCAATTTTCCAAGTCTATTGGAATTCCGACGTTATCGACGGGAGCCTTGTAGCCTTTGGTGGCGTTGAACCATTGATCAAAGTCGGTCTTCAAATATACCTCCATCTGCTTCTTTCAGTACGGGAAGTTATCACCGTTGAAGAGAGGAGGACAGACAGTATTGTATCTCTCATTTTAGACCATGAGTCTTGCAcacaaacaagaaaagaaaagatgGTCCCAAGATTgggtcttgaattagtagtgtgggagaaaaaaaattaaaatattaagatTGAACTggtgttgcactaattcagagtagtttgcaatgaaaaagaaaattatccaaATAGAAAATTGTACCAACTTAGATTATATCAAAAAAagctcaaaacaaaaaaaaagaaaggaaaaagaagggaaaaaaatatCACCCCATTTGTCTGATTggttgttgcaccaattcagagcggtacctactctgataccacttgtagaattgaaaagaacgctagagggggggaagTGAATAGCGATAGCGAAAATCTATAGCGAATTAATTGAAGTACGCAGCGGAAGGAAAAATGAACCAatgctaacaaaccaagttttacttagtttaaagacttcgacgactcctactccaaggcccgcactcgtcgagtactttcgttgggcaatccactaatagttcgcaaaaaATTACAGGAGTTAAGTATAAGAACTGAAAAAGttatcaacaacaataatagAATTGAAAAGTCTTGGTCGCCGGTTATCAGTGGAGCGTAGCAGCGTTGCGGGAGCCTTTTCGGAGCATCGAGCTAAAAGAAAACTTGTTGTAGTTGTTATATTGAAGTTCTGGGTCAAAGTCTTTTATATAGGTCCATTCCGGGTGCCtttatgagtagtaattagatcctatctccttatgaccaggatctagtcaagctCTCAGCtcaggtttcccaaatggacataagctagaccgacgcctacagttccctcaatggggagtgcgtcctcactggatctctcctctagtttcttacctttacttaccacttgcagtcactcGACTCCCCTCTACCCATCAGGTCTTCCCGCCAATTGTCAGGTCCACAGAACCAACTGGACTTCAGGCAGTTGTCAAGTCCCGCGGACCCAACCGGGCATCCCACCAAATATCGGGCTcacggacctatctggacttcacaccagctatcaggCCCTgcaaacctagctggatttcccaccagctatcgacccccgcggacctagctggatttcaacctggtgtcaggtccttcagactagtcaactcctgcacacttggtaggaGCGTTAGACAAACAacccatctaactttaacctatttgtcatacataaaAACTAGACTGTTAGTCCAACCTACCCCAATAGTACTAGGCATACCCTAGCCCCAAATCGCGCCTCAACTCTTGAGGCAACAGGCTAATAACCCTAACACCTCTAGTAGTCTGACCAATCCGCCTCAAGGGAGGGAGAATCAGGATGGCAGGTTAGGCAGCAGAGGAAAGGAGCCGATGGAGacttgataactagcatttttatctGTTATTTTAGCTCTTAGACTTAGTATTTTTTACTTTCTTGCATGCTTAATTTGGTGTTTATACTATATGTTGTGAGCAAGAACTTATTttagacttaattataaatttcctacaaattttggaatttaatttcaaatttttatgtgattttgttgAAATTCAAAGAACCATGAATTACAGTCTGATTAGATCGAATCtgacttgatttggaggtcaagcGGAGGAGATCAAGTTGAATCAATATGAACCATTAATCTAGATCAAGAGATATCTTAttccttcattcagatctaagcATCCTACCCTTGATCTAGATTTGAAACAATCTAGGCCTTTACTTCATCAAGAAGAGATCAAGCCACCCATCATCTCTATCATCAAATTTGAACCTCATATCCACTCCTATTGAATGGACGACCCAGATCAAAAGAAGGAAAGTCTTTCCTCTTCATCTCATGCAGCGACATAGTGATTGAACGATCCTCTTTCTCACGTTTCTTTTAGGGCATGTGATTTCCCCACACTAGTGTCgtctcttcttctttcctcctTCTCACCATCGGCTGGTGGCATCTTTTCTTTCACCGCCGCTGGCCGACCCTCACAgtcccctcttctcttcttctttctacCCGGGCTTGGCTTAGGGGTTTACTGTGCTTGACATTTCTTCTTCCTCCCGACGCcaacgtgttggttgctactcagaaaacctaatggttccactgtacaaaaattttgtacaaaggtctgaaccttttcctagctaccatgtgttcttttaaattaaacttggatcgcctgtggaacttaacacgtttgatccaaagtttaatctatttgttcttttaggtttagatttggatctcctgcggaacttaacacattcgatccaaatcacctaggttattaattctattaaatataaatttccaaaattggcttccaagactgcatggcgaggcacatggccttcttggatatgagaacaaccaccaccgcctagacaaagccttttaaggaaagctaatatttaatttccttaaataactttaggtcaatcgaaaagaacaatcaaatcacaaggaaaagaaaaacaaagaacacaacatcgaaaacaaattcgaaatactagaatcgcatgcctcttgtatttggtattttttttacatgaaaataaaactagtatgatgcagaaataaaatactagtataccttttcttttgcaagcaaaaacctctaggtcttctaccatattcctcttctaacctcggacgttgtgtgggcaacgatcttccgagataagaaaccaccaaagcaccttcttctcctttcttcaagtttcggccaagcacaatgcttctaAAAGATGaatatctttttccaccaaccaagctccaagggatgcaagctttctctccttcttctccatgctaagatccggccaccacttgatctcctagaggaagaggaggttcgaccacaacaaggagaagagagatcttgaaggggccgaccataccaaggaagaaaagagggagaagaataataaaagttgtgtgtcatgaaggcaccccaaccccctcttttataatccttagctttggcaaataaggaaatttaattacaataaaatttccttaactttccttgacatgaattaattaagaaaaattaaacaaaatttcctattccttcatgtcatggccggccacatcattaagagcaaaTAAGgttatttcaatcaacaattaaaattccttatttgtctttggaaattttaaaaaataaaatttccctttaaaatcccttcatggttgataaaaagaaatttctataattttaatttttcaacatgtgaataatttacaaagaagaaaaataaaatatctttccaatctacaaataaggaaagagatctaatctctttctttaatcttttgtagatccttttaaaagagatattttaatttttaatctctccaataaattatatctttcacataagaaaattttaaaattaaaattccttttaatttaatgggggccgaccacctaagcttgggttcaagctagggtcagccacccataaaccaaggcttggccggccctagcttgatcctcaagctagcttggccgacccctacatcatgggtatgaaggtgggtataggtgggtataatactctataaataagaggctacgatagggaccgagagaaggaattggttttggtctcccgataaaattaagcatcctgtgttcgccccgaacacgcaacttaattttatcaataataattcattccactagagaactattattgaactactgcaccaatcccaaattacatttttggactccttcttattatgagtgtgttagtatccCTATGTTTAatatgtcgaatgcccactaattaagagagttactgacaactcatttaattaatatcttagtccaagaatagtaccactcaaccttatcatcatgtcggactaagtccacctgtagggtttaacatgacaatccttatgagctcatcttaggggcattatcaacctaaatcactaggacacagtttccttttataatcaacaacacacactataaatgatatcattttccaacttatcgggcttattgatttatcgaactaaatctcacccattgataaattaaataaataaatatcaaatatatgtgcttgttattatattaggattaagagcacacacttccacaataactgaggtctttgttcctttataaagttagtataaaagaaacgacctctaatggccctactcaatacattctaagtgtactagtgtaattatatagttaagataaactaattcctaattacactacgaccttccaatggtttgttcccttccattttggtcgtgagctactgtttataatttataaggtactgataacatcatcttctgtatgtgacaccacatactatgttatctacaatataaattaattgaacaactacaaacaaatgtagacaatttgaccaaatgtgattttttattcaaaataaatgtttacaaaagcttaggctttcagtatacactctaacaatctcccacttatactaatgactaagctgtcatatcttctgccatacatctgattctcattccctccacatgccgatcgaaagcttttgccagaagggccttagtgaaaggatctgccaagttatctgctgatgcaatcttggcgatgacaacttctcctcgcttcacgatatctcgtatcaagtggtacttgcgctctatatgtttacttgccttatgggctcatggttccttcgagtttgcaactgcaccgctattatcacaataaattgtgatgattttgggcaaaccaggaatcacatctaagtccattagaaagttcctgagccatactgcttctttagctgcctcagaggctgctacatactcagcttccatggttgagtctgaaacgtatttctgcttgacactcctccatgcaatggcttcacctcctaaagtaaacacattgcctgatgtagacttactgttgtccctatctgattggaaatctgaatctgtgtaacccacagggagcaaatcgtctgcttggtaaactagcatataatctctagtccttctcaggtactttaatatatgctttaccgcagtccaatgttcttgtccagggttactctgatatctgctaaccatgcccacggcaaaacagatatcaggtctcgtacatagcattgcatacattaggcttcctacagccaaagcataaggaactgctttcatgtcctctatctcttttgatgtcttcggagacatctctttagatagagctactccatgcctaaaaggtaagaaacctttcttggaatcctgcatgctaaaacgagcaagaattgtatctatatataaagcttcggacagacacaacattcttttcttgcgatcccttataactttgatcccaagaatgtgtgcacaatctcctaagtccttcatatcaaatttcttggacaaccatacccttacgtccgataataccttgatattgttgcaattaacaaaatatcatctacgtatagtacaagaaataccaccacattttcattacacttcttatatacacaagactcatccggacactgaataaatccatatgactggattacttcattaaaccagatgttccaagaccttgaagcttgcttcagtccataaatggaccgattgagcttgcacactagatgctctttgcctttttcaatgaacccttctggttgcttcatatggatgttctcttcatgacttccattaaggaaagctgtcttgacatccatttgccaaatctcataatccatatgagccgcaatggataagagtatccggatagacttaaacatgactaccggtgaaaaagtctcctcataattgattccctctttctgagtgtaccctttcgcaacaagcctagctttgaaggtttctaccttcccgtctgtccctctttccttttgtaaatccacttgcatccaacggcttttacaccatcgggtggttctacaagctcccagaccttattagagtacataaactctatttcagaattcattgctttttgccaagatactgcatctatatcttggagtgcttcgtcatatgtatggggatcaggttcatgtttacccgggatcaagtccgaagactctcccaaaaacatgaatctctcaggttccctcaccattctcccactacgacgaggcaccgtctgtggttatgtatcatgtgtgacacgtgttgcagtctcttgtagtacttcatcttgtactgttggtactaaagtagacgtgtcctctctaagttcttctagaacaactttgctactgggcttgtgatccattatatagtcttcttctaaaaactgggcattggtgctaacaatgaccttctggtctttaggactataaaataaaccacctttcgttcctctaggataacccacaaacacgcgaacttctgtacgagattctaacttatcaacatctggtttcagcacatgtgctggactaccccaaatccgaatatgtcttagactaagttttcacccattccacaattctgtgggagtagaagatactgatttagaatgtactaagtttataatgtacactgctgtttccagagcatatccccaaaatgaatttggtaattctgaataactcatcatcgatctaaccatctccataagagtcatattccttcgttctaccacaccattctgttggggtgtaccaggtgcagacagttgggattgaatcccgacctctgataagtaattcctaaactctcctaagaggtattcgccaccacgatcagaccgtagtgtcttgatacttttacctagtcgtttttccacatcagccttgtattctttgaacttatcaaagcactcggacttacggcgcattaggtaaatgtatccgtatcttgaataatcatctataaaagagacaaaatattcaaaaccacctcttgcctggacagacataggaccacaaaaatcagaatgaaccaattctaacacttctttggccctataccccttggccttgaaaggcctcttggtcattttaccttccaagcaagattcacaagttggaaaattttccaactctaatgaactcaagagtccatcggctataagcctctgtatcctacttaagttaatatgaccaagccttagatgccaaagatatgcttggttcatttccgaaggttcttttctcttatttgagttagaagatgtgttattaatttctatattatgctttgtgggagaaattggatttaaagtatacaaattgccaactaatgcaccagaacagataatcactttatttctcttaataactacatcgttactaaaggaaactgaatatctatctaaaaacagtttagaaactgaaattaaattctttctaaaactgggtacataaagacaatttcttaaaaccaaatttctattcctattaaaagataagtagatgtctcccactgcaacaaccgccaccttagtagcattgcccatgtagactgtaatctctccttcagttagtcgtcgggtttcctggaacccctgtaaggaattgcagacatgatcagtggctcccgtatctacacaccaggtgctggtagataacaccactaaacatgtttcaacaactagagcatgagatatacctttgttgttctaattcctacgaggatagtccgccttccaatgccctgactgcttgcagatgaagcacttgcccttcggcttcttcactccagctttaggtcctatactctgagatttattcaccttctttgctgagctaacttgtttcttcttcttctttcctttcggtttagaagtagaaccattttcagcatagtgaatatgagaattatgacggaacaaaccttctgctgcctgaagttctgtcagtagttccgccaatgaatatacccttttattcatattgtaattcagacgGAATtgttcaaaacttctaggtagcgtttggaggatcatatcgatctgggtttccccatcaatttctcctccaaggatttgtatttcatttagataagtcatcatctttaggatatgatccctcacaggagtaccctcttgcatggtggctgtcattatctttctcatggcttcttgcctagaagcccgatcctggtgaccaaagagttccttgagattgttcataatatcataggctattggtaaatcttgatgctgatgttgcaatacatttgacattgaagccaaaatgtaacaccgcgccatctcatctgcttttacccatttcctatggtactcaatctcctcttgggtagattcaccattgggagTATCAGGGCAAGGcttagtcagtacaaacttatagctttcagtagttagaacaatgtccaggttccttttccaatctatgtagttagggccagtaagtctgttctcttttagtatgatggccagtgggttgaaagtcatcctaagaatcacaaataacttttggtcaaaactctaaatttagaataatattgattcctcaaacaatactattttaaattaaccaacacctcaaacaccgagaattttgtatgccacgatagtgtggatgtatacaaattcaacatttgtaaaaggagggtttaacccattaattttattatcttgtcaacctaactttttgacaaataaaattaatagttggtttcctttggtcacacgaataatagcagtgactccgatggggaggatactatagacgtgcctaagtgtataccattacttgacactaagtccattaataagattgtgccccttccgatggggaagatcacacgctcttaattaacttcctatagtcatccaaaatgaaagtttgttctagtgatccacaaacaagttcatccgatatggaggaaggcactcagagccaacgcgcaagcttgtctgcatcacttacaaaccagtaatagagaccgtggaatttatttaaaatccct contains:
- the LOC121993758 gene encoding auxin response factor 2-like, giving the protein MPSMITDVRRIHYIGGTPPISGENRSVRPKNICRLLNRQPQLPHRALTEKHPDASSADGEDDPLHFSVHKQGVALGRSVDLTKFDGYDQLIEELDQLFEFKGELMAPNKNWMIVFTDNEDDMMLVGDDPWQ